In Flavobacterium endoglycinae, one DNA window encodes the following:
- a CDS encoding nucleotidyltransferase domain-containing protein, with protein sequence MKEKILEKLKQIELEKDVEILFAAESGSRAWGFASPDSDYDIRFIYKHKLEYYLSLWEKNDVIEFMTEDDLDGSGWDLRKTVRLLAKSSASLMEWLFSPVVYFENEEFTKQMREIATECFSPIAVLHHYLGTTKNFMEVCEMQEVKLKSYFYALRTALAGKWIIENNTFPPVAFAELLPIAPKNIQEKILELQQIKACQNEKYLHPKETLITDFLLETVKFNQENASKLGSGKKLNEELDLFFKGIVKD encoded by the coding sequence ATGAAAGAAAAAATACTTGAAAAATTAAAACAAATTGAACTCGAAAAAGACGTAGAAATACTCTTTGCCGCAGAATCTGGAAGCCGTGCCTGGGGATTTGCTTCTCCAGACAGCGACTATGATATCCGTTTTATATACAAGCACAAACTTGAATATTACTTATCGCTTTGGGAAAAAAATGACGTAATCGAATTCATGACCGAAGACGATCTTGACGGTTCTGGATGGGATTTACGGAAAACCGTAAGGTTATTAGCAAAATCTAGTGCATCTTTGATGGAATGGTTGTTTTCGCCTGTTGTGTATTTTGAGAATGAAGAATTTACAAAACAAATGCGTGAGATAGCCACAGAATGTTTTTCGCCAATAGCAGTTTTGCACCATTATTTAGGAACGACAAAAAACTTTATGGAAGTCTGCGAAATGCAGGAAGTAAAACTAAAAAGTTATTTCTACGCCTTACGCACCGCTTTAGCCGGAAAATGGATTATAGAAAACAATACTTTTCCGCCCGTAGCTTTTGCCGAACTATTGCCAATTGCACCGAAAAACATACAAGAAAAAATACTGGAATTACAACAAATAAAAGCCTGTCAAAACGAAAAATACCTGCACCCAAAAGAAACTTTAATAACTGATTTTTTATTGGAAACGGTAAAATTTAATCAGGAAAATGCGAGTAAGTTAGGAAGCGGGAAAAAGTTGAATGAGGAGTTGGATTTGTTTTTTAAGGGAATTGTTAAAGATTAA
- a CDS encoding phosphatase domain-containing protein, with amino-acid sequence MKKTPTLTILVGCPASGKSTFAEWKVRTEAKTMRISRDEIRFSQFQEVMDPSVESMISKIINVQIKTLLSNGWNVILDTCNAKAEYLKQPVIEFSEMANIEFKMFDLPLEELFTRNDKRDRKVPRKIIEKMYYELKKTKEKFDFKPIKKIEKNLEYCDQNPDLPKAIICDLDGTLALMNGRNPFDASKCDEDEINNPVANILRNYKKLGYAILLVSGREDRYKDPTLRFLQKHEIEYDDLIMRKTKDSRKDSIIKTEIYNEFIKDKYFVEFVLDDRNQVVDTWRNDLKLPCFQVYYGDF; translated from the coding sequence ATGAAAAAGACACCAACATTAACGATATTAGTCGGATGCCCGGCATCAGGGAAAAGTACGTTTGCCGAATGGAAAGTGAGAACTGAAGCCAAAACCATGCGAATTAGTCGTGATGAAATCAGGTTTTCTCAATTTCAGGAAGTAATGGATCCATCTGTTGAAAGTATGATTTCTAAAATTATCAACGTGCAGATTAAAACCCTGCTTTCAAATGGATGGAATGTAATTTTGGATACTTGTAATGCTAAAGCAGAATATCTGAAACAACCTGTAATCGAATTTTCTGAAATGGCAAATATTGAATTCAAAATGTTTGATTTACCATTGGAAGAACTTTTTACCAGAAATGACAAAAGAGACCGAAAAGTGCCAAGAAAGATAATCGAAAAGATGTATTACGAATTGAAGAAAACCAAAGAAAAATTTGATTTCAAACCTATAAAAAAAATCGAAAAAAACTTGGAATACTGTGATCAAAACCCAGATTTGCCAAAAGCAATTATCTGCGATCTTGACGGAACTCTGGCTTTAATGAACGGAAGAAACCCTTTTGATGCCAGCAAATGTGATGAAGACGAAATCAACAATCCGGTTGCAAACATATTGAGAAACTATAAGAAATTAGGATATGCGATATTACTGGTTTCTGGAAGAGAAGACCGATACAAAGACCCAACCTTGCGATTCCTTCAAAAACATGAAATTGAATACGATGATTTAATCATGCGTAAAACCAAAGACAGCCGAAAAGATTCCATCATCAAAACTGAAATCTATAACGAATTTATAAAAGATAAATACTTCGTAGAATTTGTTCTTGATGATAGAAACCAAGTTGTCGATACCTGGAGAAATGATTTGAAACTTCCTTGCTTCCAAGTATATTACGGAGATTTTTGA
- a CDS encoding TatD family hydrolase, with protein sequence MTYIDIGINLTNKQFQNDIDDVVQDAIDADVSQMILTGTSVRNSEESAKIARQYPGVLYATAGIHPHDAKSFDAQSISKLKNLLQQKHVISVGECGLDFDRDFSPRNKQEECYKAQLELAIEVQKPLFLHERAAFSSFMNITKEYLPKLPKGVVHCFTGSLQEAKTYLDNGFYLGFTGAISDTKRFSHLKEVIQYVPLDRMMIETDAPFMLPKNVPNSLLKKYHERRCEPSFLPYVAGTIAQFKGIALDKVATETTKNAKSFFGI encoded by the coding sequence ATGACATATATAGACATAGGAATCAACCTAACCAACAAACAGTTCCAAAACGACATAGACGATGTTGTACAAGACGCTATCGATGCCGACGTATCGCAAATGATATTAACTGGTACAAGTGTACGAAATAGTGAAGAATCAGCTAAAATTGCGCGACAATACCCAGGCGTGCTGTATGCGACGGCAGGAATTCACCCGCATGATGCGAAGAGTTTTGATGCACAGAGCATTTCGAAATTAAAAAATCTATTACAACAAAAACACGTAATTTCCGTTGGAGAATGTGGACTCGATTTCGATCGTGATTTTTCCCCTAGAAACAAACAAGAAGAATGTTACAAAGCCCAGTTAGAATTGGCGATCGAAGTTCAGAAACCTTTGTTTTTACACGAAAGAGCCGCTTTTAGTTCTTTTATGAACATCACAAAAGAGTATCTGCCGAAACTGCCAAAAGGCGTTGTACATTGTTTCACAGGAAGTCTGCAAGAAGCCAAAACCTATCTTGATAACGGATTTTATCTGGGTTTTACGGGAGCGATTTCAGATACCAAACGTTTCAGCCATTTAAAAGAAGTCATTCAGTACGTACCGCTCGACCGAATGATGATTGAAACCGATGCGCCATTTATGCTTCCTAAAAACGTTCCGAACAGCCTTTTAAAAAAATACCACGAACGACGATGCGAACCGTCTTTTCTGCCTTATGTAGCAGGAACAATTGCGCAGTTTAAAGGAATTGCTTTGGATAAAGTAGCGACAGAAACAACTAAAAATGCCAAAAGCTTTTTTGGGATTTAA
- a CDS encoding S24 family peptidase, which yields MNKYERLKTELETVGNGKMKAFGDSMLPILKNGSLLTFEKSDDYQIGDIVFCKVKGRYIDAHKIIKTDKSKGFLIANHHGFENGWTKIIYGKVIEAEFKNQIIYGKRE from the coding sequence ATGAACAAATATGAGCGACTGAAAACAGAATTAGAAACAGTCGGAAATGGAAAGATGAAAGCGTTTGGAGATTCAATGCTCCCGATTCTAAAAAATGGAAGTCTGCTGACTTTCGAAAAAAGCGACGATTATCAAATAGGCGATATCGTCTTCTGTAAAGTAAAAGGCCGATATATTGACGCCCACAAAATTATAAAAACCGATAAAAGCAAAGGTTTCCTAATCGCCAATCACCACGGATTCGAAAATGGCTGGACCAAAATTATCTACGGAAAAGTGATCGAAGCAGAATTTAAAAACCAGATTATTTACGGGAAGAGAGAATAG
- a CDS encoding DUF434 domain-containing protein — MTNLKNRGKEASDDALFGTAKMQFKLKEAVTDMHYFLSRGYGEKSTLTLVGNRYRLNARQQQAVRGMSASEQQIENRKSKEIQSQDLEGKEICVDGFNVLILLESTLSNAYVFKGQDGFIRDLSSVYGTYKKVNQTSQAIEIITDFFRKEKIKKAVWLFDKPVSNSGKLKQMIEEIALDNNLNWEVQLVNNPDKVIAESDYIAITSDAWILDNASANFNLMKYVLAQIDAKETVIDL; from the coding sequence ATGACCAATCTTAAAAACCGAGGAAAAGAAGCCAGCGACGACGCTTTATTCGGAACGGCAAAAATGCAGTTCAAACTGAAAGAAGCCGTAACCGATATGCATTATTTTTTGAGCAGAGGTTATGGCGAAAAATCGACTTTAACCTTAGTTGGAAACCGTTATCGCTTAAATGCACGTCAGCAGCAAGCGGTTCGTGGCATGAGCGCTTCTGAGCAGCAAATCGAAAACCGAAAATCAAAAGAAATCCAAAGCCAGGATTTGGAAGGAAAAGAGATTTGTGTCGACGGATTTAATGTTTTGATTTTACTCGAAAGTACGTTGTCGAATGCTTATGTTTTTAAAGGACAAGATGGTTTTATCCGCGATTTGTCGAGTGTTTACGGAACGTATAAAAAAGTAAATCAGACTTCGCAGGCAATTGAAATTATAACCGACTTTTTTAGAAAGGAAAAAATTAAAAAAGCAGTCTGGTTATTTGATAAACCCGTTTCAAACAGCGGAAAGTTAAAACAAATGATAGAAGAAATCGCTCTAGACAATAACTTAAATTGGGAAGTACAATTAGTAAACAATCCCGATAAGGTAATTGCCGAAAGTGATTATATTGCCATAACTTCTGATGCTTGGATTCTGGATAACGCTTCTGCTAATTTCAATTTAATGAAATATGTTTTGGCACAAATAGATGCAAAAGAAACGGTAATAGATTTGTAG
- a CDS encoding AAA family ATPase, whose amino-acid sequence MGYSIIFNDRSVGDDLNNYFIDDESKSLLYFPNSNKINIIVGANNSGKSMFMRSFMCSDIVGIDINKFEEYNTALLKAMVYIPRNINNLLDVLEFEKDVADKVKNNLDVINGIRHNLPVEKYDDFINANANLIKEFKNVKRYYIPTLRTAHSLFKLNNSVYQKIENDIFLETLTNYYKLDKKKVDVFTGIHLYKEILNSRNSKREIRESFEKFENFIGRYFFDNKKIDIVAEFNKDESLAGNNNLENICVHIEGEKDRDLFRLGDGIQAIIILMYKIFMAEDNSLIFIDEPELNLHPGMQRLFLEQITNNDDLKKKNLTYIITTHSNHFLDLTIEKDDVSIYSFTPKKTKNVEKQFSIKNVNRGNNKLLKELGVNNSSVFMANCSIWVEGISDRNYIKAFLKSYCDSTKKSYPKEDIDFAFFEYAGSNIDHYIFDDKAEKDDVEVILKDINSLAISNRIFLLADSDASEEDISKAIRLKGLQDAENDNFIPKIIWNVREIENLLTNEMWKAILIEFCNKKLVKSHEKDIFLKIEEALAEVKYSDYAKKYVGEFLEEIRNKMGKISSTFILNQSTYEVKSDGSFGTIINKRELSELVFNQNFSWEVLSENKEIETLTTEIYDFITQKN is encoded by the coding sequence ATGGGATACAGCATTATATTTAATGATAGAAGCGTTGGAGATGATTTAAATAATTATTTTATAGATGATGAATCTAAATCACTTCTTTATTTTCCAAATTCGAATAAAATAAATATTATCGTAGGAGCTAATAATAGTGGGAAAAGTATGTTCATGAGATCCTTTATGTGTTCTGACATTGTTGGAATAGATATCAATAAATTTGAAGAGTATAATACAGCTCTTTTAAAAGCAATGGTATATATTCCACGTAATATTAATAACTTATTAGATGTATTAGAATTTGAAAAAGATGTAGCTGATAAAGTAAAAAATAACCTTGATGTGATAAATGGAATTAGACATAATTTACCTGTGGAAAAATACGATGATTTTATAAATGCCAATGCCAATTTAATTAAAGAATTTAAAAATGTGAAACGCTACTATATTCCTACATTGAGAACAGCTCATTCATTATTTAAATTAAATAATTCAGTTTATCAGAAAATAGAAAATGATATTTTTTTAGAAACACTTACAAATTACTATAAGTTAGATAAGAAAAAAGTGGATGTTTTTACAGGAATTCATCTTTACAAAGAAATTCTTAATAGTAGAAATTCAAAAAGAGAAATCAGAGAATCTTTTGAGAAGTTTGAAAATTTTATTGGAAGATACTTTTTTGATAATAAGAAAATCGATATTGTTGCTGAGTTTAATAAAGATGAAAGTTTAGCAGGAAATAATAATCTAGAAAATATTTGTGTTCACATTGAAGGAGAAAAAGATAGAGATTTATTTAGATTAGGTGATGGCATACAGGCAATCATTATTTTGATGTATAAGATTTTTATGGCTGAGGATAATTCTTTGATATTTATTGATGAACCAGAATTAAATCTTCACCCTGGAATGCAGCGTTTATTTCTAGAACAAATAACTAATAATGATGATTTAAAAAAGAAAAATCTAACTTATATAATTACTACACATTCTAATCATTTTTTAGATTTAACTATAGAGAAAGATGATGTTTCTATTTATTCATTTACTCCAAAAAAAACTAAAAACGTAGAAAAACAATTTAGTATTAAAAATGTAAACCGAGGAAATAACAAATTGCTTAAGGAATTGGGTGTAAATAATTCTTCTGTTTTTATGGCAAATTGTAGTATTTGGGTTGAAGGAATATCAGACAGGAATTATATTAAAGCCTTTTTAAAATCGTACTGCGATTCTACTAAAAAATCTTATCCAAAAGAAGATATAGATTTTGCATTTTTTGAATACGCAGGTTCTAATATTGATCATTATATTTTTGACGACAAAGCAGAAAAGGATGATGTTGAAGTTATTTTGAAAGATATAAATTCTTTGGCAATTAGTAATAGAATTTTTCTTTTAGCAGATTCTGATGCTTCTGAAGAAGATATTAGTAAAGCAATTAGATTAAAAGGATTACAAGATGCAGAAAATGATAATTTTATTCCTAAGATTATTTGGAATGTGAGAGAGATAGAAAATCTTTTGACTAATGAAATGTGGAAAGCAATCTTAATTGAATTTTGTAATAAGAAGTTAGTTAAGTCACACGAAAAAGACATTTTTTTGAAAATTGAAGAAGCATTAGCAGAAGTCAAATATTCTGATTATGCAAAAAAATATGTTGGAGAATTTTTAGAAGAAATAAGAAATAAAATGGGAAAAATTTCTTCAACTTTCATACTTAATCAATCTACATACGAAGTAAAGTCAGACGGCTCTTTTGGAACAATAATTAATAAACGAGAACTAAGTGAGTTAGTTTTTAATCAAAATTTTTCATGGGAAGTTTTATCTGAAAATAAAGAAATTGAAACATTGACAACCGAAATTTATGATTTTATCACACAGAAAAATTAA
- a CDS encoding helix-turn-helix domain-containing protein, which produces MSTATKPKHIGRNISRIRELRGMKQGALADAIGTSQQTISGIETSETVDFEKLVLIAKALGVTVEAIENFTEESVFNFFNNFYDNSSSQGNSFNQGMNATFNPLDKVVELYERLVQAEKDKVEYLEKLMKGK; this is translated from the coding sequence CTAAACCCAAACATATCGGTAGAAATATCAGCCGAATTAGAGAGCTTCGCGGAATGAAACAAGGAGCACTCGCTGATGCCATTGGCACAAGCCAGCAGACTATTTCCGGAATTGAAACCAGCGAAACTGTTGATTTCGAAAAACTGGTACTAATTGCAAAAGCACTTGGCGTGACAGTAGAAGCGATTGAAAATTTTACTGAAGAATCTGTTTTTAATTTCTTCAATAACTTTTATGATAATAGTTCAAGTCAAGGAAATAGCTTTAATCAAGGTATGAATGCTACTTTTAATCCTCTTGATAAAGTTGTCGAACTTTACGAACGTTTGGTTCAAGCCGAAAAAGATAAAGTTGAATATTTAGAAAAGTTGATGAAAGGGAAATAA